The genomic segment GTCGGCGTCGGCGGGTGGGGCGGGGTCGGCCCGGTCGGCCTCGGCCTGCAGGATCGCCAGCCGGGTGGCGAGCACCCGGTCCCGACGCAGCCGGTCGACGGCCCGCCGCCGGGCGGTGGTCAGCAGCCAGGCGCCGGGCCGGGTCGGCACCCCGTCGACCGGCCAGTGCACGAGCGCCGCCTCGATCGCCTCGGCGGTCACCTCCTCGGCCAGGTCGAGGTCGCCGAAGCGGCGCACCAGGGCGGCGAGCAGCCGACCGCGCTCCTCCCGGAAGACCGCCGCCACCGAGGCCCCGACCGAGCCGTCCCCCTCGGCTCCCGGATCGTCCCGGTCGGCCCCCGTCCGGCCGGCGTCGCCGGCTGCCGCCGCCCCGCCCACCGCTCGTCAGCCCCCGAAGTCGGCGATCGGCCGCACCTGGACCGACCCGTCCCGGGCGCCCGGGGAGCGGGCGGCCCACTCCAGCGCGACATCCAGGTTCGGCACGTCGATGACGTCGTAGCCGCCGAGGATCTCCCGGGTCTCGACGAACGGGCCGTCGGTGACGGTCCGCTCGCCGTCCGCGTCGACCCGGACCGTGGTGACCGTGGTCAGGTCCTGCAGCGGGTGCCCGGACACCCAGATCCCCGCCTCCTTCATCGCCTTGTCGAAGCGGACCCAGTCCTCGAAGTCGCACCCCTCGGCCAGCTCGGCCGGGTTGCTCGTCGGCGGGCTCATGAACAACAGCATGTACTTCATCTGGGACTCCCTGTCGCCGGTTCCGTTGCCGTACGGGATGACGACGATCGAGGGGCGCCCGGATCGACACCCAGGCCGAGATTACTTCTCCGGCGCAGGTCAGCCGACCGGAAGCCGGACGGTGAAGCGGCAGCCCGCCCCGGCGTTCACCACCTCGACCCGGCCGCCGTGCGCCTCGACCAGGCCGCGCACGATGGCCAGCCCGAGGCCGCCGCCGGTGGACCCGCGCGGCCGGCCGCGCTCCGGGCTGCGCGCCGGTTCGCCCCGGAACGCCACCTCGAAGACCCGGGGCAGGTCCGGCTCCGGGATGCCACCGCAGGAGTCGGCGACGGTCAGCCAGGCGCCGTCGCGATCCCGTCCGCCGACGATCTCGACCGTGCCGTCGTACGGGGTGAACCGGATCGCGTTGCGCAGCAGGTTGGCCACGATCCGGGCCAGTTCGGGCTCGCTCGCCGACACGACCGGCCAGCCGTGCTCGGTGGCGACCAGCCGGATCCGGTGCGCCCGGGCGACCGGTTCGGCGGCGGCGAGCGCGTCGGAGACCACGTCGCCGAGCGGCACCCGGGTCAGCGACAGCCGCAGCGCGCCCGCGTTGATCCGGGACAGCTCGAACAGGTCGTCGACCAGCTCGGTCATCCGGTCCGCCTCGGTGCGGATCCGCCGGTGGTAGTCGGCCACCCCGGCCGGGTCGGCGACCACCCGGTCCTCCAGCGCCTCGGCCATCGCCCGCAGCCCGGCCAGCGGCGTACGCAGGTCGTGCGAGACCCAGGCGACCAGCTCGCGCCGGTTGGCCTCGGACCGCCGTTCCCGCTCCCGCGCCTGCTCGGCCCAGACCGCCTCCCGACCCAGCCGGCGCCCCAGCCACCAGCCCAGCGCGAGGCTCACCAGCGCCGAGCCGGCCAGCACGATGAGCAGCACGTCTCGGTCGTGGGGGGAGATGAACATGGCCTGCGCGATCCCGACCACCCCGGCCAGCACCGCGGTCACGGTGACCACCAGCAGCCCGAAGATGTGCGCGGTGATCGACCGGCCGCGCAGCGCCCGCAGCAGCACCGCGCCGGGCAGCCCGATGGCCACCGCGCCGGCCAGCGCGACCGCCAGGATCAGGACGGTGTCCCGCAGCGGCAGGTCAGGCATTGCCGGTCTCGTACCGGTAGCCCACACCCCAGACGGTGACGATCCGGCGCGGGCCGGCGGGGTCGGGTTCGATCTTCTCCCGCAGCCGCCGGACGTGCACGGTCACCGTCGCCTGGTCGCCGAAGGTCCAGCCCCACACCTGGGCGAGCAGCTCGGCCCGGCCGAAGGCGCGCCCCGGATGCCGCAGAAAGAAAACCAGAAGATCGAATTCGCGTACGGTCAGCGCCAGCTCCTCGCCGCCGCGGCGGGCCAGCCGCCGTTGCCGGTCGACGACGAGATCACCGTCGACGAGCAGGCCACCGCCAC from the Solwaraspora sp. WMMD1047 genome contains:
- a CDS encoding HAMP domain-containing sensor histidine kinase, which translates into the protein MRDTVLILAVALAGAVAIGLPGAVLLRALRGRSITAHIFGLLVVTVTAVLAGVVGIAQAMFISPHDRDVLLIVLAGSALVSLALGWWLGRRLGREAVWAEQARERERRSEANRRELVAWVSHDLRTPLAGLRAMAEALEDRVVADPAGVADYHRRIRTEADRMTELVDDLFELSRINAGALRLSLTRVPLGDVVSDALAAAEPVARAHRIRLVATEHGWPVVSASEPELARIVANLLRNAIRFTPYDGTVEIVGGRDRDGAWLTVADSCGGIPEPDLPRVFEVAFRGEPARSPERGRPRGSTGGGLGLAIVRGLVEAHGGRVEVVNAGAGCRFTVRLPVG
- a CDS encoding YciI family protein, whose amino-acid sequence is MKYMLLFMSPPTSNPAELAEGCDFEDWVRFDKAMKEAGIWVSGHPLQDLTTVTTVRVDADGERTVTDGPFVETREILGGYDVIDVPNLDVALEWAARSPGARDGSVQVRPIADFGG